Within the Balaenoptera acutorostrata chromosome 10, mBalAcu1.1, whole genome shotgun sequence genome, the region TCTATCGTCTCTCTTCTCTCCGTGGCCACTGCCCCGGGGGGACACCTCCTTGCTGGGCCCCTCAGGATTCACCcctcatgaacacacacacacatacacacacacacactgaagccAGAGTGATGGCTAAGATGGACACGGATCTGCTCATCCATGTTAAAACCATCATTTGCTCCCTAGTGCCCTTTAGGACCTGGGTCTGTCCATCGCTCCACTCCTACCCGACCCCACCCTTGCATGCCTGCCTGGAGCACTGAGCAGAGTGTCACTCCTCGCTCTACCTTGCTGGAGCACCCTCATCTCCCCCATACTGGGCTCAAGTCCCCTCCTTTGCACGTCCATAACACTGTGGACATCACTCCCCAATGGAACTCACCATCCAGACTTTTGCCTTCGAGGAAAATTGACATGCCAAGGGTACCATGGCCTGAGACCCAGTGCCATTCATAAAAGGGTCTGTCACCTTCTCACAAAGGTAAGAGGTGTCTAACGGTCAAAGAGCAGACCCTCTTACCAGTCAATCACTTTTGAAGGCACTGACAAGGCCTGCAGACCTCCCAGCCAGGGGCCAATTACATCTCCCGTCTCAAGGGctgagatgaaaaatattcaattttttttttgtcagtgttCATTTAGGCATGTTCATGGCCTGGTCCATGGAATGGGAGGGACTTGAGAATGGAGACGATGTCCTGGACCTCTTGGCCCTGCTGCCTCACAACATGCCCTTCTGGAAAGAACAAGCATTCCTGTATTTTGCATGTGcaatcacatacatacacagaaaaacacacactctcacagacagacagacacacatacacacacacacacacacacacacacacaggcacatataGGAGGCCTCCCATAGTTAAGGATTTGGTCCCAGTAAGTGGGAGGAGACGAGACAAGTGAAATTAAATAATGGAGGAATTtgctttcagaatattttatttttcagagtccAGAAGCTTGAGCCAAGGCAGACACCTGTAGGATTCCTCCATGGGCTCACAATTTACCCAAAACGGCCGATTATCAGGCCAGCTATCGGACCAATTTTCCGCCAGACTTTTCGGATCCTCTTACGCAGCCGACTAAATCTCCCAACACTCTGCACCTATGAACGAGGAAGAACCAGGATACTTGTGGGGATGGACCCAGGGGTAACACAAGACCGCTCCTCACCTGGACACCCCTTTCCAGGACCACACCAGGAGACTTGGGGCCCCAGTTTGCCCTCTGGCTATGACATTTGGAGCACAAGGTTGAATCCCTACACCCAcagacagataaggaaactggggccCACAGATGGCAAGGAGCTTCCCAGGGTCACAAGCCCATCCCAGCAAAGCTGGATGGGAGCAGGGGCTGAAAGCACATTGCTCTAGTCAGTGCCTCTCAGAACTCAGCACAGTCAGAATCTCCTGGAGGCCTGGTGAAAATGCAAATGACTGGGCCCCAGCCCAGagtctgattcaggaggtctgagtGGGGCCTGGGGATCTGCCTTTCTGTCAGGTTCCCGGGTGGGGACCCCACttagagaaccactgctctaagggATGGCAGAGCCAGTCCTGGAGGCCTGGGGCTCGGGTGAGGGAGGGGCCAGGGTAGGAGGGCCTTTCTCTGCTCATGAAGGGGCAGCAGGTAATTGGTCCAAAGGATGTTACACAGTCCAACCCCCCCCAGCAACCCCTGCAGCTCAGAAGGGGCCACTCACCTCATCACAGGTGATGTTCATTTGGCCCTTGACCTGGTCCAGAGTGACTGTCCCCACACACTGTTTCACCAGCTGGAAGGGGAGGCTCGGGTCAAACTGGAACCACCAGGCCATAACCTCCCAGCCTCACACCAGGGGCTGGAAATGGTCCCCAAGCCCCTGTTCAGCTCCCagggagcccccagcccccagcctcaccccattCTCCTTGAAGTCACACTGCTCCGGGAGCTGCTGTGATGTCCTGGGGCACACGGTCTCCTTCACCGTGAAGCTTACAGGCTTCGGGGTGTCCGGGTCCTCGTCCTGGTCCAGGATCAAAGTGGGGAAACGAAGCTGAGCTCATGCTCCCTTCTCTGAtctgtctccctgcccccacctagACGGCAgcctctccagcccctcctgtgtgcctggccctgggctTGGTGCTGGGTGCACAGGGGAAGGGGACAGAACCCACTCCTGGCCTCGTGGGCACACAGAGAGCAGGAGGGGACCTCAGACCAGCTCTGATGAGAACACCTTCCCCACAGAGGGGCGGAGGCAAGTCAGGGACCACCTGCAAGGAAACACCTTGTCACTGGAACCTCGAGGCTGAGCAGAGCCCTCCCTGGTAGGGAGACAACGAGGAGCAGAGGGGACTTTAGCAGGGAGGCCACATGGCAGAGCCAGTGACCACCCTCTATCCCTGGAGCTCGCAGAAGGCCCTTAAGCCCGAACAGGGTGTACAGGGCGCCTGTTCCCACAGTAGAGATGCTAAGGCAGGAAGCCTCATGCTGGGAGGGGACCCAGCTCTGGGAAggtttcctggaagaggtgggagCCCACCTAGAGGGAGAAGTGCCTTCCTGACAGGAGGTACAGCCGGAGCAGAGGCGGTGACAGTGTGGCCAGGGTTGGCAGGagacagccccctccccagggccctccTGACTCACGGCCTTCGGAGGCGGGTCCAGCTCCAGGAGGCGGTAGAGATTAGCTTCTGAGGACTGCTCGTTGAGGCGATCCACAGCACGGAGCACAGCTTCCCTGTAGCTGAGGGCCTGGGCGCTGGCCGAGGGCACCACTAGTCCCAGCAGCAGTAGCCACAGTGGCCACCGCCCCAGGGCAAGGCTGGCCCTCTGAGTCTCCATGGTCCCCAAGTCGGTCTCCTCCCAGCATGCAGGACCGTCCTTTACGCCCTCCTGGGCCTGATGCAATGGCCCAACCACACGTCTCCCTGACCTGCCCCATCCCTGATCTCCTCCCCGGCTGTGACCTGGCCTTGCCTCAGCTCCTGCTGTTGCCTCACGGGATTGCTGGGCAGTGGGCAAGGGAAGCCTCCTGTGAAGGTGAAGAAATGGTTTCTCCATCTCCCTGACAACATCTTGGCCTCTCCTGGGGCCCATGGGGAGTGTCAAAGGCAGGGTTGCTCAAGAGCGTTGAGTCCTTCAGGAGAGGGAGGACCAGGCTCTGTCTTACGTCCCCTCTGCCTCCTCACTCTGGCCTCCGCAGGAATAGGGTAAAGGAGTGTATTCGGCACCAACCTCCAACTCCAGGCACTGCCTGGAACCCAAGCGGCACTCAGTTAACGTTGGATAAATGGATGACAGCACCAACCCCTACTAGAGTCTTACCCGCCCAGCCTGTCCCTAGGCAGACTTCAACCTCCACCTTCCTGTCCTTGGGTCCAGCCCTCCGCCAGTCAGGGGCTTGGCTGCATCTGTCTCCTGTCCTGGATTCTTCCACACTGTTTTCCGGGTCAAATAGTTCTCCACAGGTCCCCACCAGACATGGCCTGTTCCCCTGACCCCTCCTCAACCAAGCATGGGAGGGGTCATCTGCACTGGGACCCCAATTCACTGCCGTCTCTCACACTCCAGGCCACTGCAGGCTGGCCAGTCCTCACTGGATCCAAATTCACACTCAAGCCTTGTCTTCGACTATACAGACTCTGGGGACCTCTCTGTCCTCCTGAAATGGCCCTTGACCAGTTCTCCCCTGATGCCCCTCTCCTGGgtgccctcctgcctcccccgtGGCTCCTGCTCGGTCTCCTCCAAGGACCCTCCTCCGAAGAGGCAGGGCTGGCACAGGTGCATCCGGGCTGCTTCTCCTCCCAGTCCTCACACACTCCTGGGCAAAGCCCTTCTCAAGATGCCAGTTATCAAGGACACACATCACTGGTCTGTATCTCTGAGCTCAAGACTCCCATGAGTGCCCCGGTTGTCCGCACTGGGCTGTTGGCTGCTGTTGGCTGGGTGCCGCCGCAGGAGCCCTGAGCTGAAAGCCTGGGAGCCCCACCTGCTCCTTCTTCCTCCTGAGGACACTCCCTCTGGCCTCCCACCAGCCCGGCCCAGCTCCTACCACCGTCTTCTCTCCTCTCAAGCGTAGCCACAGCCTCCAGACTCCACCTTCTCTGGTTCCAGGCTCTCCCCAGACCACTGTCCGCCCTCCGCACCATTGTCTAGGGGCTCACGCCAAGCACTGATGTGGCCATTTCCCCCGCTGCCTTGAGGCAGGGGCGTCAGGGTCTGGGTCTTGATGCTCCCTGctgccctcagcccctgccctgcaGGCCTCAGGTGTCAGGCTGCCCCATCCACCGCAACCACTCAGACAGCGCTGAGCCCCCTGCTCTTCCCCGTCTCTGCGCCTGATCCCTCTGCTTGCGCTGCCCTTCctggggaaggcttccctgacctCCAACCAGAAATGACACCTCCTCCTCTTGGCTCCCACAGCCTCAGGAAGTCTCTTCTGATTTGAGCCCCAGTGGCTCCCTGTCCAGCGCTGTGGATCAGACACCAGGCTGGGGGGGCCAGTGTGGGAGGTGGTGAGAACAC harbors:
- the LOC103016278 gene encoding cathelicidin-6-like, yielding METQRASLALGRWPLWLLLLGLVVPSASAQALSYREAVLRAVDRLNEQSSEANLYRLLELDPPPKADEDPDTPKPVSFTVKETVCPRTSQQLPEQCDFKENGLVKQCVGTVTLDQVKGQMNITCDEVQSVGRFSRLRKRIRKVWRKIGPIAGLIIGRFG